The DNA region TGCGGCCCGGCCGGCCGGAGTGTTCGAGGAGAACTACGGATCTCCCGCGCTTACCAGCTTCAATGGCACACATCATTCCGGCTGCGCCGGCGCCGATGATGACGACATCATAGGAGGCCATGGGGGATACTATCGCGAGTCCGACATGCCTTGATAGTCAGTCGCCGCTACGTCCCGACTCGATCCAGAAGGTTTTTCATGCCGCAAGGCGGATATCGATATTCTCTCCCAGAGCTTCGCTGATCGTAACAAGAGTCTTGACGGTCGGGTTTGATTTACCCGGAGTTTCCAACTTCTGAAGTTGTTGAAACGTGATGCCGATCCGTTTAGCAAGCTCCTTCTGCGTAAGTCCATGCCTCCGGCGTTCCTGGCGTATCAGCAACGGGATTAATACATCTTCATAGGGAGTAACCCACTCATACCGCTTGCTTCGTCGAACCTTCGAACGAGGCAGATCCCATTTCGGATCACGCGCTTCCTCCAGATATAGGCTCATTGCTTCCCGCGCATTTCGGCGAGCTTCATCCCTGGTCGCTCCGTCACTAAAGCACCCCGGGAGATCCGGAAATTCAACGGAGTAACGAGTGCCATCTTTATAGATCTTTGCTTGATACCGAATCATAAGAGTTTCTCTCCCGTCTGTTTTTCTATCGCGCGCACCAATCCAATTCCCAAATCGTGGTTGGCGTGGACAGGCACCTCCGTCATTTTTCCCTCCTTAACCAGTTTGACATGAGAACC from Bdellovibrionota bacterium includes:
- a CDS encoding helix-turn-helix domain-containing protein, whose protein sequence is MIRYQAKIYKDGTRYSVEFPDLPGCFSDGATRDEARRNAREAMSLYLEEARDPKWDLPRSKVRRSKRYEWVTPYEDVLIPLLIRQERRRHGLTQKELAKRIGITFQQLQKLETPGKSNPTVKTLVTISEALGENIDIRLAA
- a CDS encoding type II toxin-antitoxin system HicA family toxin, which encodes MPISGKKVIKILRKRGWVVKSQRGSHVKLVKEGKMTEVPVHANHDLGIGLVRAIEKQTGEKLL